The Paraburkholderia dioscoreae DNA window TGCTCGCGCCGCGCAACGGCAACCGCGTGTTCATCGCGGGCGGCGAGTTGCGCCCCGACGACTGCGCCGCGGTGGGAGACAGCGCGCAGGCTTTCCTGCGCCAGTTCCACGTGCGCTACGCGATCGTCTCGGTCACCGCGATCGATATGCAGGGGCGTTTCATGGACGCGCTGCCTGCCGACGTAGCGTTTTCGCTGGCCGCCTTTGCTCAGGCCGAGCGGCGGGTGGTGGCGGCGGATCACGCGAAATTCGGCCATAGCGCGCTGGTGCACGCTTTCGGCGCGGACGCCGTCAATCTGCTGGTGACGGACGAAGCGCCCGCGCCCGCATTGGCTCAGGTGTTCGCGGCGGCCGGGCTGGATGTGGAGGTCGCCACACAGCCAGGTTCGTCCAACGCGTAAAATGGCCGGTTACCACAGGCAATCGATGCCGCGCGGAAACTCGCCGGCCGGCGCCACCCGCGCGCCGTCGGGCTGATTCTGTCCGCGCGCGCCTGCCTTTGCCGGCTTGAATAGGAATGGACGCTGATGTCGTCAGTTTTCTTCGATCGGGATCGCATTGCAGAGTGGCTCGGCGAACACACCGTCGCCAAGGCGCGCTCGGTCGGCCCCGTCACTCATGTGCAGTGGCACGGCTCCACGCTCAGCGGCGAGGTGCAGGGCACGCAGCCGCTTCCGTACAAGACGCGCGTGCGGTTTCGTACCGACGGCGGTGCGCCCTGGGCGCAGGGCGAATGCAGCTGTCCGGTCGGCCGCAACTGCAAGCACGTTGCCGCGCTGCTGTTCGCCGAGCTCGACTATCACGACGAGATGGACCATGTCACCCACGTCCACCTGGACGACGAGGGCGAGACCGCGCGCGACCTGGCGCGCGAGCCCGTGGCGAACCCCGGATCGGCCGCTGGCGTGCGGCCCGAACTGGTCAGCTGGCTCGAGCGTTTTCGCGCCCGCGCCGAAGCTGCGGACGCCGACGCCCAGAAGGCGAGCGCCCCACGCACCCAGACGCTCGCCTACCGGTTGACCTGGTCCAGATTCCACATGCGCCACGAGGTCGTGCTGTACCGCGCGCGCTGCAATCCGGACGGTGCGATAGTCGAAGTGGCCGAGCCCTGGGGCAATGTGGAAGCGGCGCTCCTCAAGCAGCCCAAATTCGTTTCCGACGAAGACCTGTCGATCCTGCGCGGTCTGTGGCTCGGCCGCTCCCGCGAGGATTTCGGGCAGTTCATCCTGCGCGGCACGAGCGGCGCGGAGATGCTGCAGAAACTCATCGCGACGGGCCGGCTGTTCGTCGATTTCACGCATGGCTCCGGCCGCGACGGGCCGATCCCGCTGTCGCGCGGCACCGACCGGCCCGGCCGGATCGAATGGGAGCCGCTCGCCGACGAGCGCCTGCGGCCCGTGCTCTGCACCGAGCCGCGCGCCAGCATGGTGCTGCCGACCGAGCCGGTCTGGTATGTGGACGGCGTCGCGAATGAGGCGGGCATCGTCCAGTCGTCGCTGCCGTTCCAGCAGTTGCCCGATTACCTCGCCATGCCGCCCATCTCGCTCGCCGAAGCGCCGCTGGTCGCCTCGGTGCTGCGCGAGATCGCGCCCGAGTTGCCGCTGCCGCCCACGCACGACGCGTCCGCGATTCGGGTGATCGACGTCGATCCCGTGCCGGTGCTCACGCTCAACAGTCACGCGTTGCCGTCGGCGACGAGCAAGGCGGGTTTGCGGCATTCCGCGGCGGTCGAACTGGCCGGCGTCAGTTTCGATTACGAAGGCGTGAGCATCAATGTGGATAGCAGCGTGACGCTCGTGCCGATGCCGGGCGGCGACGTCATTCATATCCGCCGCCGCTACGAGGCTGAGAAAAAGCGTCTGCTCGAACTGCGCAAGACCGGTTTGCAGAAGGTGCCGACCAGCCGGGTCCATGCGTCGCGCCTGCTGCCCGACACCATGCTCGGCCTGGCCGATGCCGAGGCGTGGTCCGCATTCGTCAACGACTCGGTGCCGGATCTCGTGAGCAAAGGCTGGCGCGTCACGATGGCGCCCGAGTTCCGCTACAACGTGATCGAGATCGACGCGATCGAAGGTACTGCGCATCAGGCCGGCGACGGCTGGTTCGATCTGGAGATGGGCATTCGCATCGGCGAGCGCAACGTGCGGCTCGAACCGCTGCTCGCCGACCTGTTCAGGCGCGACCGGCGCTGGCTGAGCGGCGCGCTCGAAACCATCGCCGACGACGAGCCGATCGAGCTGAAGACCGAGGAGAACAAACGCCTGCGCCTGCGCGCCGACCGCCTGAAACCGGTGGTGCGCGTGCTCGTCGATCTGTTCGACGCGCTGGGCGGTTCGCTTGCCGAAGGCGCGCCGCTGCGCGTGGCGTCCGTCGACGCGGGCCGGCTCGAAGCGTTGAACGGCACCGGCCGCTGGCAATTTCGCGGTGAAGATTCGATCCGCCAACTGGCGCAGCGTCTGCAAGCCGGTCCGGGGCTGCGCGAGGTGCCGGTGCCGCGCGGCCTGAAGGCTGAATTGCGGACTTATCAGCAAGAAGGCCTGAACTGGATGCAGTTTCTGCGCGAACAGGATCTGGCCGGCGTGCTCGCCGACGACATGGGTCTGGGCAAGACCGTGCAGACGCTCGCGCATATCCTCGCGGAGAAAGAAGCGGGGCGTCTCGACCGGCCCGCGCTGATCGTTGTGCCGACCACGCTCGTGCACAACTGGCGCGAGGAAGCGCGCCGCTTCGCGCCCGAACTGAAAGTGCTGGTGCTGAACGGCCCGCAGCGCAAGGAGCGCTTCGAGCAGATCGGCGAACACGAGCTGATTCTGACCACGTACGCGCTGCTGTGGCGCGATCAGAAGGTGCTCGCCGGGCATGACTATCACCTGCTGATTCTCGACGAGGCGCAGTACGTGAAGAACGCCACCACCAAAGCCGCCCAGGCGATACGTGGGCTGCGCGCGCGGCATCGGCTGTGTCTGACGGGCACGCCGCTGGAGAATCATCTCGGCGAGCTGTGGTCGCAGTTCGATTTTCTGTTGCCGGGGTTTCTCGGAAGCCAGAAAGACTTCACCAAACGCTGGCGCAATCCGATCGAGAAGAACGGCGACGGCGTGCGCCGCGCGTTGCTGGCGCGCCGCATCCGGCCGTTCATGCTGCGCCGGCGCAAGGACGAGGTCGCCAGGGAGTTGCCGGCCAAGACGACGATCCTGTGCTCCGTGGACCTGGAAGGGGCGCAGCGCGATCTGTACGAAACCGTGCGCACGGCGATGCAGGAGAAAGTGCGCGCCGCGGTCAGCGCGCAAGGGCTCGCGCGCAGCCATATCATCGTGCTCGATGCCTTGCTGAAGCTGCGCCAGGTGTGCTGCGACCCGCGCTTGGTCCGCACGCTCAAGGCGGCGGGCGATGCGCATGAGACGCACGACAGGACGGACAGAATCGAGAAGGGCGCGCGCGCCATGCGATCAGCCAAGCTCGACCTGCTTCTGTCGATGTTGCCGGAACTGATCGAGGAAGGACGCCGCGTGCTGTTGTTCTCGCAGTTCACCGGCATGTTGTCGCTGATTGCCGAAGCGCTCGAAGAAGCCGCGATTCCCTATGTCATTCTCACCGGCGACACGGCGGATCGCGTTACGCCGGTCGAGCGTTTCCAGCAAGGCGAGGTGCCGCTCTTCCTGATCAGCCTGAAGGCGGGCGGCGTGGGCCTGAACCTGACCGCCGCCGACACCGTGATCCACTACGACCCGTGGTGGAACCCGGCTGCCGAGAATCAGGCGACGGACCGCGCGCATCGGCTGGGACAGGACAAGCCCGTGTTCGTGTACAAGCTGATCGCGGCGGGCAGCATCGAAGAAAAGATCGTGGAGTTGCAGGAGCAGAAGGCGGGACTCGCCGACAGCATTCTTTCTGAAGACGCCGCGGGCGCCGCCAAGTTCTCGGACGACGATCTCGATGCGCTGTTCGCACCGATGCCGGAAATTGAAAGCGGCAGATGATGCGCGGCATGGTCGCGGCGGCTTTCAAATATCCTCAGTTTTGCCGCTGCGTAGCCCAAAAGCGTGACAAATGGTCAATGCGCGCCGCGCTCCCGGCGACGCCGTCAACGCTTTCTCCTGACACTCGTTGAACACGCGACCGTGAAAAGGTCATTCAACGCAGTACGTTGAGGACACGTCGCTCATGAAGAAGCAGATTGTTGCCGTTGCCGCCGTACACGCGGCCGGATGAATTGCCGCACGCAATGGCAATCCGCTTCGACACTGCTTCCGGTTAGCGGCGGTCGCGACAACCGCGGCCAAGCCACCCGCGCGATTTACTCGCGCACTTTACCGAATTCCTCTCGATGAAATCCTGTTTGTCCCGATACCTCAGGTCGGGCTTTTCCGCGCGGTTTGCTTTGTCGCTGGTTGGGTTGTTCGCTGGCTGCGCGCAGTTCAGGCCTGGCACGGTGCCGGCTGCTTTGGCCAATGTTGCAGGCGCGCCGACGTCCGCATCTGAACCTGCCCCAACGGTGCCTGCCGGCTTCTACCGCGTCAATCCGGGCGACACGCAGACCGGCGTTGCCAAGGCGTTCGGTCGCGAGCCTGCGGCGATTGCGCAATGGAACCACCTGTCGGCTGACGACGGCCTGCGCATCGGCCAGGTGCTGCGCGTCGCGCCGCCGATCGTCGACGGCGGTGCGCCGGCGTCGAACGCGCCATCGGACTCGCTTGCGCAAGCGCGCGCGATCTTCGCGGATAGCTTGAACGAACCCCCGCCCGCAAAGGCGCGACTTGCCTGGCCGGCCGGCGGTCCACTGACCGAGCGATTCGTGTCGGGCAGCACAAAGGGGATCGTGATGGGCGGGCACATCGGCGAAACCGTGAGGGCGGCGTCGGGCGGTCGTGTCGTGTACTCGGGCGGCCGGATCGCGGCGTACGGCAAACTGGTCATCATCAAGCACGACGCGCATCTGTTGACGGCATACGGCAACAACCGCGCGCTGCTCGTCAAGGAAGGCACCTCCGTCAAGGCGGGCGATCCGATCGCCGAAATGGGCACGGACGATAAAGGCGAGGCGTCGTTGCGCTTCGAAGTGCGAGTGGACGGCAAACCGGCCGATCCGCTCAAGTACCTTCCAAAGCGCCAGTGACGCGGCGCAGCGGCGGGCTCGCCATTCACTCGCACATAACGAACGATGAGGCACGGACGAAAGAAGCGCGACGTCCCGCCATCGCATGATTGATCGGACGTGGCTTCGATATTCCGCCGAGCCGATCCATCTGTAACAAACCTTCTGCGTCTGTAAATCGACAGTTGCTGCCGCTTCAATTCATACCATTTTCGACGCCAGAAGCCACAACGGTTCTATCCGTAACGCATTACCGCCGAAGTAATAACTACCGCGCTTCCAGTTACAAAAGCAGTTCTTTCATCTTGAGTTGGAATTTCGGAGCGGCTAATTTGATGGCACTTGTGTGGTTAGACCCCCGCGAGCGTGTAGTGTGTTGAGCGGCGTCGGCCTCTGGACGGAGGCGGTGCCGCATTTTTTTGCCCGCTCCGTACGGCTTCGTCCTCTTCCTGCCTTTGACTTAACAATCTTTAAACGATTTATTTTGAGACTGTTTCTATACTGACTCGCAAATTGTCAAATCGCCGTTTCCCGAATGCGGGACGCAGCCTGAAAAAGACAACGGCGAACGGGGCCAATTACCGTGCGAGCGAGACCAGCCGCTGAAACGACGACCCTTGCGGTCGATGTGCATAACCAGCCGGGCCGATAAGTACCCTGCTGAAAATGCCGCAAAAGGCTAGAGAATCACATAGCCGAACCGGATAAGCGCCTGATCGCATCCGGGAAAAGAACGGCCGTTTTTTCGATTATGATGACCTGCCCCTCGATACCCGGCGCGATAAAGCGAACAATGCGCGCCAATTTTGAGACGGGGCGGAACTGAGCAGGGCGCAAGGCAAAGGACCATTAGTCGAAAAATGTGCCGCCGAAGATGAAATGGGAAGCCGGATCGGATCGTCGGTGTGAGCGCCGTCATCCCGGTCGTCTGCCGGTAAGCCGGCCACCAGTTACGAACGACGATGTCGCGTTGCGGGGTTTTATGAGAATTGCTGTCCTGGATGACGATTCGGCTCAGGCCGATCTGGTTTGCCAAACGCTGTCGGCGGCGGGCCATATCTGTCACGCATACGGTGCGGGCCGAGAACTGGTGAGGCAGTTGCGCCGCCAGACCTTCGATCTGCTGGTGCTCGACTGGAACGTGCCCGACATGTCGGGTGAAGAGGTGCTGCGCTGGGTTCGGGAAAGTCTTTCCGAGCGCCTGCCGGTGCTGTTCATGACGAGCCGCGGCCGTGAAAGCGACATCACGTCGATTCTCAACACGGGTGCGGACGACTATGTCGTCAAGCCGGTTTCCGCCGCGGTCCTGCTGGCGCGCGTCGGCTCGCTGCTGCGCCGCGCCTATCACCTCAAGCCGGCCGCAGTGAAGGAAGTGTTCGGCGAATTCGAATTCGACCTGAGCGCCAAGCACGTGGTGGTGCGCGGCACGACGGTTGCCGTCACGCAAAAGGAATTCGAGCTCGCGCTGTTGCTGTTCCAGCATCTGAGCCGGCCGCTGTCGCGCGCGCATATTCTCGACGTGATCTGGAAACAGGCGACCGACATTCCGTCGCGCACGATGGACACTCACGTGTCGATGCTGCGCAGCAAGCTCGGTCTGCGCCCGGAGCGCGGCTACCGGCTGACGCCGATTTACGGCTATGGCTACCGGCTGGAGCGGATCGAATCCGCCACGCCGCCGCCCGCGCTCGATGAGCGCCCCGAAGCGGGGGAGGCGTGACGTTTTCCGCCGGTGTGGCGCCGCGCGGCAGCGCGGTTTCGCCGGGCCGCCGCAGCGGCGCGTTGCTCGCGGCAGCCGGCCTGCTCGCGATGGCCTGCTTTGCGCCTGTATCCGCGTATGCGCAATCGTCGCGTGTGCTGAAGCCGCGTGCGAAAGCCGCGGCGCCGGTGTACGT harbors:
- a CDS encoding DeoR/GlpR family DNA-binding transcription regulator produces the protein MFSNQRQAEILRLVREQRTCTITDLAGRFDVSDETIRRNIKPLIAGGLLTKVHGGIMLPERLDEPPFQRRMAASAEGKRAIGARIGELVRDGDSLILEGGTTCLHIAHALAARSRLTVVTNSTEVARVLAPRNGNRVFIAGGELRPDDCAAVGDSAQAFLRQFHVRYAIVSVTAIDMQGRFMDALPADVAFSLAAFAQAERRVVAADHAKFGHSALVHAFGADAVNLLVTDEAPAPALAQVFAAAGLDVEVATQPGSSNA
- a CDS encoding response regulator transcription factor gives rise to the protein MRIAVLDDDSAQADLVCQTLSAAGHICHAYGAGRELVRQLRRQTFDLLVLDWNVPDMSGEEVLRWVRESLSERLPVLFMTSRGRESDITSILNTGADDYVVKPVSAAVLLARVGSLLRRAYHLKPAAVKEVFGEFEFDLSAKHVVVRGTTVAVTQKEFELALLLFQHLSRPLSRAHILDVIWKQATDIPSRTMDTHVSMLRSKLGLRPERGYRLTPIYGYGYRLERIESATPPPALDERPEAGEA
- a CDS encoding peptidoglycan DD-metalloendopeptidase family protein, with protein sequence MKSCLSRYLRSGFSARFALSLVGLFAGCAQFRPGTVPAALANVAGAPTSASEPAPTVPAGFYRVNPGDTQTGVAKAFGREPAAIAQWNHLSADDGLRIGQVLRVAPPIVDGGAPASNAPSDSLAQARAIFADSLNEPPPAKARLAWPAGGPLTERFVSGSTKGIVMGGHIGETVRAASGGRVVYSGGRIAAYGKLVIIKHDAHLLTAYGNNRALLVKEGTSVKAGDPIAEMGTDDKGEASLRFEVRVDGKPADPLKYLPKRQ
- a CDS encoding DEAD/DEAH box helicase — encoded protein: MSSVFFDRDRIAEWLGEHTVAKARSVGPVTHVQWHGSTLSGEVQGTQPLPYKTRVRFRTDGGAPWAQGECSCPVGRNCKHVAALLFAELDYHDEMDHVTHVHLDDEGETARDLAREPVANPGSAAGVRPELVSWLERFRARAEAADADAQKASAPRTQTLAYRLTWSRFHMRHEVVLYRARCNPDGAIVEVAEPWGNVEAALLKQPKFVSDEDLSILRGLWLGRSREDFGQFILRGTSGAEMLQKLIATGRLFVDFTHGSGRDGPIPLSRGTDRPGRIEWEPLADERLRPVLCTEPRASMVLPTEPVWYVDGVANEAGIVQSSLPFQQLPDYLAMPPISLAEAPLVASVLREIAPELPLPPTHDASAIRVIDVDPVPVLTLNSHALPSATSKAGLRHSAAVELAGVSFDYEGVSINVDSSVTLVPMPGGDVIHIRRRYEAEKKRLLELRKTGLQKVPTSRVHASRLLPDTMLGLADAEAWSAFVNDSVPDLVSKGWRVTMAPEFRYNVIEIDAIEGTAHQAGDGWFDLEMGIRIGERNVRLEPLLADLFRRDRRWLSGALETIADDEPIELKTEENKRLRLRADRLKPVVRVLVDLFDALGGSLAEGAPLRVASVDAGRLEALNGTGRWQFRGEDSIRQLAQRLQAGPGLREVPVPRGLKAELRTYQQEGLNWMQFLREQDLAGVLADDMGLGKTVQTLAHILAEKEAGRLDRPALIVVPTTLVHNWREEARRFAPELKVLVLNGPQRKERFEQIGEHELILTTYALLWRDQKVLAGHDYHLLILDEAQYVKNATTKAAQAIRGLRARHRLCLTGTPLENHLGELWSQFDFLLPGFLGSQKDFTKRWRNPIEKNGDGVRRALLARRIRPFMLRRRKDEVARELPAKTTILCSVDLEGAQRDLYETVRTAMQEKVRAAVSAQGLARSHIIVLDALLKLRQVCCDPRLVRTLKAAGDAHETHDRTDRIEKGARAMRSAKLDLLLSMLPELIEEGRRVLLFSQFTGMLSLIAEALEEAAIPYVILTGDTADRVTPVERFQQGEVPLFLISLKAGGVGLNLTAADTVIHYDPWWNPAAENQATDRAHRLGQDKPVFVYKLIAAGSIEEKIVELQEQKAGLADSILSEDAAGAAKFSDDDLDALFAPMPEIESGR